A window of Bacillota bacterium genomic DNA:
TGCGCCGGTACAAGATAGAGAAGCTGCCGCTGGTGGACAAGAATATGAGGCTGCGCGGTCTCATTACCATTAAGGACCTTGAGAAGCTGCACAAGCATCCCAACGCTGCAAAGGATGACCAGGGCCGGCTGCTCGCCGCGGCGGCGGTAGGGGTAACCGCAGGTTTCCTGGAAAGGGTCGAGGTCCTGGTGGCGGCGAAGGTGGACGTCCTGGTGGTGGATACGGCGCACGGTCACCAGCGAGACGTCGTGGAAGCCGTCCGGGAGATGAAAAAGCTTTACCCCGACATGGACCTGTTGGCGGGAAACGTGGCGACCGCCGCAGGTGCGCGGGCGCTTTTTGAGGCCGGGGCGAATGCCGTCAAGGTCGGGATGGGCCCCGGGTCGATATGCACCACGCGGGTCATTGCCGGCATCGGAGTACCGCAGATCACCGCTGTTTACGATTGCGCCGAGGAAGCCAAACGCTTCGGGCGGCGTATCGTCGCCGACGGCGGGATCAAGTTCTCCGGTGATATCGCCAAGGCTATAGCCGCGGGCGCGGATACCGTGATGCTTGGAAGCCTCTTCGCCGGAACCGAGGAAAGCCCTGGAGACATCGAAATCTATCAAGGACGGAGTTATAAGGTTTACCGCGGTATGGGTTCCCTGGGGGCGATGCGCGAGGGCGGAGCAGAACGTTACTTCCAGGATCACGGTCCAAAGCTGGTGCCCGAGGGGGTTGAGGGCAGGGTACCCTACAAGGGGCCGCTTGCCGAGACCGTTTTTCAACTGATTGGCGGTCTGCGGGCCGGGATGGGTTACTGCGGCTGCCGGACCATAGAAGAGTTAAAGGAAAAGACCCGTTTTATCAGGATAACCCCTGCGGGGTTGATCGAAAGCCACCCGCACAATGTGGCCATCACCAAGGAGGCCCCCAACTACACCGCTAACAGAGGTTAGACAATTGGATTACCGGTACAATTTGGCAATAAATTTCCTCCCACAGGCAGGAGGAATTTTTTTTTTGCGGAATTCTAATGTTAAATACTTCCATCAAATGAATCTTAAGGAAGGTGGTTTTGTGAACGGCAGGCTCTATTCCCTGACCGATGTTTTAAAAAGAACACTCTATTTCTTTGAAGCTCTTTCGGTGAAAGAGGTTGCTCCATATGTCCGGCGGAAGATGCTACGGGATCTTTCACTCCGCGAAGTGGAGGAAAAGGTTGAGCTGTGCCTTAAACAACACACTTGTTTTAACCTGGATAATAAGAACCAATGGCATTTGAATACCGAGGGGTTTCGCGGCAATGATGCGTTTTATCATCTGCTTTTAAAACGCCAGCAGCCGCTGAGCATGTGGGAGTTAAGGCGGGAGGAGAAGGGTAAGAAGAATAAAGCCAAGAAGGTGATAACCGAAGCGGCCAACCTCATTTCCGACGGGCGTTTTGTCCAGTTGGACACCGGGATGTGGGGTCTTACGGAGTGGGACCTTGACGCCGGGCAGTACC
This region includes:
- the guaB gene encoding IMP dehydrogenase, which translates into the protein MYPEKFSRQGLTFDDVLLTPAASAVLPRDVDTATWLTEKIRLSIPLVGSAMDTVTESRLAIALAREGGIGVIHKNMTMEQQALEVDRVKRSEHGVITDPIFLAPENTVQEAMAMMGRYRISGVPITEKGKLVGIITNRDIRFETDFEQPIKNVMTKDNLITAPVGTTLEKAKEILRRYKIEKLPLVDKNMRLRGLITIKDLEKLHKHPNAAKDDQGRLLAAAAVGVTAGFLERVEVLVAAKVDVLVVDTAHGHQRDVVEAVREMKKLYPDMDLLAGNVATAAGARALFEAGANAVKVGMGPGSICTTRVIAGIGVPQITAVYDCAEEAKRFGRRIVADGGIKFSGDIAKAIAAGADTVMLGSLFAGTEESPGDIEIYQGRSYKVYRGMGSLGAMREGGAERYFQDHGPKLVPEGVEGRVPYKGPLAETVFQLIGGLRAGMGYCGCRTIEELKEKTRFIRITPAGLIESHPHNVAITKEAPNYTANRG